A window of the Verminephrobacter eiseniae EF01-2 genome harbors these coding sequences:
- a CDS encoding M20/M25/M40 family metallo-hydrolase yields MTDPSHTQAHARDVLRQFIDTHFDSQVQTLAQLVQCPSDNPPGDCAPHAEVAARLLEGMDLVVERHAVPAEFAQQHGMRSVTNLIVRERFGDGPVIALNAHGDVVPPGAGWTGSPYSGEVRDGWLYGRGAAVSKSDFTTYAFALRALKQLHASGTPLAGTVELHLTYDEETGGMTGPGWILSQGLSRPDYVISAAFSHHVVVAHNGCLHLEVILRGKSAHAARPETGADAIEAAAALLPALYRYRDQLVDRPSKTPGIALPTMVVGLIEGGINTNVVADTLSLRIDRRIVPEESPEAVEAELRQVIEDACAALAGISVEIRQILLARPFVPAPGAAEFSALMCREATQVMGKPVTTIGVPLYTDARLYSEAGIPTVMYGAGPESLLEANGHRADERVPLDELRKATLVVAHTLLHLMALPKETR; encoded by the coding sequence ATGACTGATCCCTCCCACACCCAGGCCCATGCACGCGACGTGCTGCGCCAATTCATCGACACCCACTTCGACAGCCAGGTCCAGACCCTGGCTCAGCTGGTGCAATGCCCATCCGACAATCCGCCCGGCGATTGCGCGCCGCATGCCGAGGTGGCGGCGCGCCTGCTCGAGGGCATGGACCTGGTGGTCGAGCGCCACGCTGTGCCAGCGGAATTCGCGCAGCAGCACGGCATGCGCAGCGTGACCAATCTCATTGTGCGCGAGCGTTTCGGCGATGGCCCGGTGATCGCCCTCAATGCGCACGGCGATGTCGTGCCGCCGGGCGCCGGCTGGACGGGCTCGCCCTACAGCGGCGAGGTGCGCGACGGCTGGCTGTACGGGCGCGGCGCGGCGGTCTCGAAGTCGGATTTCACCACCTATGCCTTCGCGCTGCGCGCGCTCAAACAACTGCACGCAAGCGGCACGCCGCTGGCCGGAACCGTCGAACTGCACTTGACCTACGACGAAGAAACCGGGGGCATGACCGGCCCTGGCTGGATTCTTTCGCAGGGGCTGAGCCGTCCCGACTACGTGATCTCCGCGGCCTTCTCGCACCATGTCGTCGTGGCGCACAACGGTTGCTTGCACCTGGAAGTGATCCTGCGCGGCAAATCGGCGCATGCCGCGCGGCCCGAGACAGGCGCCGACGCCATCGAAGCCGCGGCCGCCCTGCTGCCCGCTCTCTACCGCTACCGTGACCAACTCGTGGACAGGCCCTCGAAGACACCCGGCATCGCGCTTCCGACGATGGTGGTCGGCCTGATCGAGGGCGGCATCAACACCAACGTGGTGGCCGACACGCTGAGCTTGCGCATCGACCGCCGCATCGTGCCGGAGGAGTCGCCCGAAGCGGTCGAGGCCGAACTGCGGCAGGTCATCGAGGACGCCTGCGCCGCGCTGGCCGGCATCTCGGTCGAGATCCGTCAGATCCTGCTGGCCCGCCCGTTCGTACCCGCACCCGGTGCGGCGGAATTTTCCGCACTGATGTGCCGCGAGGCGACGCAGGTCATGGGCAAGCCCGTGACCACGATCGGCGTGCCGCTGTACACCGACGCGCGCCTGTACAGCGAAGCCGGTATTCCGACCGTGATGTACGGCGCCGGCCCCGAATCGCTGCTCGAAGCCAACGGCCACCGCGCCGACGAGCGCGTCCCCCTCGACGAACTGCGCAAGGCGACCCTCGTGGTCGCCCACACGCTTTTGCATCTCATGGCCCTGCCAAAGGAAACCCGATGA
- a CDS encoding FAD-dependent oxidoreductase — protein sequence MSARLTHCSIATGGRPIRFWYDGQAVDGLEGETVAAALAASHIRQMRHTREGERRGLYCGMGACFDCLVTVDGVASQRACLTKVADGQQIRSTIPAGTSADPLQPLTPPADAEPTEQDIDVLVVGAGPAGLSAALAARQAGASVLVLDERLQSGGQFYKPLAPSHHAPRPADRQFAQGLALERDVRAAGVTIAQGAQVWAAFSAHEVSALIAGRATHIRCRQLVIAPGAYERPVPIPGWTLPGVMTTGAAQTLARAYRVAPGRRVVIAGNGPLNLQLAAELLAGGAHVVAVLESAARPSARDWRQLLTTARTAPDLVRQGWGYLRQLRAHKVPVLWRHAVVAAEGDSELRTVQAVQVDDGGQPTASPVLRFEADTLCLGYGFIPSTELARMLGCEHRVVDRHLGYLATVTAEDGATSLADVFVVGDGADMGGARVALARGTLAGRAAARKLGFPTPPTAPRDRTAAQLRRAECFQRALWSLYETPPVALNAVSDDTLLCRCEEISFGSVREQIRAGRDTLAALKRNTRLGMGRCQGRYCAVTAAKLVSEMTGRPLEVEQYFAPRPPAKPVPAGALGFEKPEWGGHKPAITPNLARPVEHAPFDTLRTDVLVIGAGVLGSCLGHYLSKAGQDVTVVDRDDINLQASGANAGSLHVQLLSFDFGAKAQEGGGPAAATLPLGPMSVRLWQEIEAASGEDLEIKITGGLMVADTDAGMRFIEAKAALERSHGIDAQVIDAATLRRLSPALSPKLLGAELCPMEGKINPLRATYAVASLAQQQGARFLRGCDVRQIERRPGGGGFVVHTSRGVIHASRVVNASGAWSSKVGDMLGVQIPVKGAPLQMIVTEPAPPLVNHLVAHADRHLSLKQAATGGLIIGGGWTAAFHEGMRLNRAERDSIEGGLWVARQVLPAVSGLHMVRCWAGMNVNIDGAPILGDVPGVPGFYNAVTSNGYTLAPIAARLVTDLIVHGRTDIDITPFRIDRFL from the coding sequence ATGAGCGCCAGACTGACTCACTGCTCCATTGCCACCGGCGGCCGGCCGATCCGCTTCTGGTACGACGGCCAGGCCGTTGATGGCCTCGAGGGCGAGACCGTGGCAGCCGCACTGGCGGCCAGCCACATCCGCCAGATGCGGCACACGCGCGAGGGCGAACGCCGCGGTCTTTACTGCGGCATGGGCGCCTGCTTCGACTGCCTGGTGACGGTCGACGGGGTGGCCAGCCAGCGCGCCTGCCTGACCAAGGTGGCAGACGGCCAGCAGATCCGGTCGACCATACCGGCGGGCACGTCCGCCGACCCTTTGCAGCCGCTGACCCCGCCCGCTGACGCGGAGCCGACCGAGCAAGACATCGATGTACTGGTGGTCGGCGCCGGACCGGCCGGCCTGTCGGCGGCACTGGCCGCGCGGCAAGCCGGGGCCAGCGTGCTGGTGCTCGACGAGCGGCTGCAGTCCGGCGGGCAGTTCTACAAGCCGCTGGCCCCTTCACACCACGCGCCCCGCCCTGCAGATCGCCAGTTCGCCCAGGGCTTGGCACTTGAACGCGACGTGCGCGCGGCCGGCGTGACCATCGCGCAGGGCGCACAGGTCTGGGCCGCGTTCTCGGCACATGAAGTCAGCGCGCTGATTGCCGGGCGGGCCACCCACATCCGGTGCCGGCAACTGGTGATCGCACCAGGTGCCTACGAGCGGCCCGTTCCCATTCCCGGCTGGACGTTGCCCGGAGTGATGACGACCGGCGCCGCACAAACACTGGCGCGGGCCTACCGGGTGGCACCGGGCCGGCGCGTGGTGATCGCGGGCAACGGCCCGCTCAACCTGCAACTTGCCGCGGAACTGCTGGCCGGCGGTGCGCACGTGGTCGCGGTGCTCGAATCGGCGGCCCGCCCCTCGGCGCGCGATTGGCGCCAACTGCTGACCACTGCCCGCACTGCGCCCGACCTGGTGCGCCAGGGCTGGGGCTACCTGCGGCAACTGCGCGCGCACAAGGTCCCGGTACTGTGGCGACACGCGGTAGTGGCAGCCGAAGGGGACAGCGAACTGCGGACAGTGCAAGCCGTGCAGGTGGACGATGGAGGCCAGCCCACTGCATCGCCAGTGCTACGCTTCGAGGCCGACACGCTGTGCCTGGGCTACGGCTTCATCCCCTCGACCGAACTCGCACGCATGCTGGGCTGCGAACATCGCGTGGTCGACCGGCACCTCGGCTATCTCGCGACCGTGACCGCCGAAGACGGCGCCACCAGCCTGGCGGATGTCTTCGTGGTCGGCGACGGTGCAGACATGGGTGGCGCGCGCGTCGCGTTGGCACGCGGCACGCTGGCCGGTCGGGCCGCGGCGCGCAAGCTCGGTTTTCCAACGCCACCCACGGCGCCTCGCGACCGGACGGCGGCCCAACTCCGGCGGGCCGAGTGCTTCCAGCGGGCGCTCTGGTCGCTGTACGAGACCCCCCCCGTGGCACTGAATGCCGTCAGCGATGACACGCTGCTGTGCCGCTGCGAGGAGATCAGCTTCGGCTCGGTGCGCGAGCAGATCCGTGCGGGCCGCGATACGCTGGCAGCGCTCAAGCGCAACACACGGCTGGGCATGGGCCGCTGCCAAGGCCGCTACTGCGCGGTCACGGCCGCCAAGCTGGTGAGCGAGATGACGGGGCGACCGCTGGAGGTCGAGCAGTACTTCGCGCCGCGTCCGCCGGCCAAGCCCGTGCCGGCCGGCGCGCTGGGCTTCGAGAAGCCCGAATGGGGCGGCCACAAGCCGGCCATCACGCCGAATCTCGCGCGCCCGGTCGAACACGCGCCCTTCGACACCCTGCGCACCGACGTGCTGGTCATCGGCGCCGGCGTGCTCGGCTCCTGTCTCGGCCACTATCTGTCGAAGGCGGGCCAGGACGTGACGGTGGTCGACCGCGACGACATCAACCTCCAGGCCTCGGGCGCCAATGCGGGCAGCCTGCACGTGCAGTTGCTGTCCTTTGATTTCGGCGCCAAGGCGCAGGAAGGCGGCGGCCCGGCCGCGGCCACGCTGCCGCTGGGCCCCATGTCCGTGCGGCTGTGGCAGGAGATCGAGGCCGCGTCCGGCGAAGACCTGGAGATCAAGATCACCGGGGGACTGATGGTGGCCGACACCGACGCCGGCATGCGGTTCATCGAGGCCAAGGCCGCACTGGAACGCAGCCACGGCATCGACGCGCAAGTCATCGACGCCGCCACGCTGCGCCGTCTGTCCCCGGCCCTGTCGCCAAAGCTCCTGGGCGCCGAGCTCTGCCCCATGGAGGGCAAGATCAACCCGCTGCGCGCGACCTATGCCGTGGCCTCCCTCGCGCAGCAGCAGGGCGCACGCTTCCTGCGCGGCTGCGATGTACGCCAGATCGAGCGCCGACCGGGCGGCGGCGGCTTCGTGGTCCATACCTCGCGCGGCGTCATCCATGCCAGCCGCGTGGTGAACGCCAGCGGCGCATGGTCCAGCAAGGTTGGCGACATGCTCGGCGTGCAGATTCCCGTCAAGGGTGCACCGCTGCAGATGATCGTGACCGAGCCCGCGCCGCCGCTGGTCAACCATCTGGTGGCGCATGCCGACCGGCACCTGAGCCTCAAGCAGGCGGCCACCGGCGGCCTGATCATCGGCGGTGGCTGGACTGCGGCTTTTCATGAAGGCATGCGGTTGAACCGCGCCGAACGCGACAGCATCGAGGGCGGGCTGTGGGTCGCGCGCCAGGTGCTGCCGGCCGTGAGCGGCCTGCACATGGTTCGCTGCTGGGCCGGCATGAACGTCAACATCGACGGCGCCCCTATCCTGGGTGATGTGCCCGGTGTGCCGGGCTTCTACAACGCCGTCACTTCCAACGGCTACACCCTGGCGCCCATTGCCGCGCGCCTGGTCACCGACCTGATCGTGCACGGGCGCACGGACATCGACATCACGCCTTTTCGAATCGACCGATTTCTTTGA
- a CDS encoding dihydrodipicolinate synthase family protein, whose translation MTAFRGTYTVLITPMTADGKHVDVPALKKLVNWQIEEGIHGLIPLGSTGEFLSLTPEERQLVIATCVQTSAKRVPVLIGTGAEWTDECVRLSREAETMGADGVMIIPPFYSSPTDDELFEHYRKVGEAINVPIMVYNNPATANVDLKPELVARLSRIDNCKYIKESTLEVTRVRDIIELCGDRMTVFAGILGYESFWLGAQGWVAVCSNLIPKMSARLFELVADERDMPAALALYKQMLPIVRWVGGHRYVAASKDGLSMMGLPVGKPRAPRLPLPEADAVDLRRALDRLGLLDSIAR comes from the coding sequence ATGACAGCGTTCCGAGGCACCTATACGGTGCTGATCACCCCGATGACCGCCGACGGCAAGCACGTGGACGTGCCTGCGCTCAAGAAGCTGGTCAACTGGCAGATTGAAGAGGGCATCCACGGGCTGATTCCGCTGGGAAGCACCGGCGAGTTTCTGTCGTTGACGCCCGAAGAGCGGCAACTGGTGATTGCGACCTGCGTGCAGACCAGCGCAAAACGCGTGCCCGTTCTGATCGGCACCGGTGCGGAGTGGACCGACGAGTGCGTGCGGCTGAGCCGCGAGGCCGAGACCATGGGCGCCGACGGCGTGATGATCATTCCGCCGTTCTACAGCTCGCCCACCGACGACGAGCTGTTCGAGCACTACCGAAAGGTGGGCGAGGCGATCAACGTGCCGATCATGGTCTACAACAACCCGGCCACGGCCAATGTGGACCTGAAGCCCGAGTTGGTGGCGCGCCTGTCGCGCATCGACAACTGCAAGTACATCAAGGAGTCGACGCTCGAGGTCACGCGGGTGCGCGACATCATCGAGCTGTGCGGCGACCGCATGACGGTGTTCGCGGGCATCCTCGGCTACGAATCGTTCTGGCTTGGCGCGCAAGGCTGGGTGGCTGTCTGCTCCAACCTGATTCCGAAGATGTCGGCCCGCCTGTTCGAACTGGTGGCCGACGAGCGGGACATGCCTGCTGCGCTGGCGCTCTACAAGCAGATGCTGCCGATCGTGCGCTGGGTCGGCGGCCACCGCTATGTCGCGGCCTCGAAGGACGGCCTCTCGATGATGGGTCTGCCCGTGGGCAAGCCGCGCGCGCCGCGCCTGCCCCTGCCCGAAGCCGATGCCGTAGACCTGCGGCGCGCCCTCGACCGGCTCGGCCTGCTCGACTCCATCGCGCGCTGA
- a CDS encoding ABC transporter substrate-binding protein translates to MKLLPAVASVAALFILGMGAANAQACKSPVPDAALVKKGTLIMSVNPTLPPMQFVDQTGALKGMRVELGEAIAKRLCLTPEYVRIEFSAMIPGLQAGRWDIINTGIFYTDERAKLMQMLPYEDQAISISTARGNPLKINKPEDLSGKSIGVEIGGFEERKARELDKQLTDKGLKGMTIRTFENFAMAFQSLRAGQVEVALSIDSTGAEYQKRGDFDRVLHGLFPTPVALAAKNKELSIAVAKVLNDMKADGSLNKLLDQYGVKATDGTVLVKGPAS, encoded by the coding sequence ATGAAACTGCTTCCCGCTGTCGCTTCGGTCGCTGCTCTTTTCATTCTCGGGATGGGGGCCGCAAACGCCCAGGCCTGCAAGTCGCCGGTGCCCGACGCCGCGCTGGTGAAGAAGGGCACGCTGATCATGTCGGTCAACCCGACCCTGCCGCCGATGCAGTTCGTCGACCAGACCGGTGCGCTCAAGGGCATGCGGGTCGAACTGGGCGAGGCCATCGCCAAGCGCCTGTGCCTCACGCCCGAGTACGTGCGCATCGAGTTCTCGGCCATGATCCCGGGCCTGCAGGCCGGTCGCTGGGACATCATCAACACCGGCATCTTCTACACCGACGAGCGCGCCAAGCTCATGCAGATGCTGCCTTACGAAGACCAGGCCATCAGCATCAGCACTGCCAGGGGCAACCCGCTGAAGATCAACAAGCCCGAGGACCTGTCGGGCAAGAGCATCGGCGTGGAGATCGGCGGCTTCGAAGAGCGCAAGGCGCGCGAACTCGACAAGCAACTGACCGACAAGGGCCTCAAGGGCATGACCATCCGCACCTTCGAGAACTTCGCGATGGCCTTCCAGTCGCTGCGCGCCGGCCAGGTCGAGGTGGCGCTGTCGATCGACTCCACCGGTGCCGAATACCAAAAGCGCGGCGACTTCGACCGTGTGCTGCACGGCCTGTTCCCCACGCCGGTGGCGTTGGCCGCCAAGAACAAGGAACTGTCGATCGCGGTGGCCAAGGTGCTCAACGACATGAAGGCCGACGGTTCCCTCAACAAGCTGCTCGACCAGTACGGCGTGAAGGCGACCGACGGCACCGTGCTCGTCAAGGGACCGGCGAGCTGA